The window AATTTTCATTCTATCTGTCATTGTACCAATACTTGGATACCAAAAACAAAAAAGCCGCTCCAATGGAGCGGCTTTTCTATGAATGAATTCATTTATTTTAATCGGCTAGGACGATGACTTTATTGTCCTTCATCTCTACGGTTCCACTGCTGATAGCCAGAACAGTCTCTCCATTGCTTCCTTTGGAAAATTTATTGGCAAAGGCTTCATCAATGGTGATGTTACCTTTTACCTTAACGT is drawn from Flagellimonas sp. MMG031 and contains these coding sequences:
- a CDS encoding F0F1 ATP synthase subunit epsilon, with translation MYLEIVSPEATLFSGDVTSVTVPGVNGEFQMLENHAPVVSLLQAGNVKVKGNITIDEAFANKFSKGSNGETVLAISSGTVEMKDNKVIVLAD